AAACAGCCCTTGTATTTGGACAGATGAATGAGCCGCCGGGAGCACGTATGCGTGTTGCTGAGACGGGGCTTACTATGGCTGAGTATTTCAGAGATGTTAAGCATCAGGACGTTCTTTTGTTCATTGATAATATTTTTAGATTTGTACAGGCTGGTTCTGAGGTTTCATCGCTTCTTGGAAGAATGCCATCTGCTGTTGGATATCAGCCTACTCTTTCAACAGACCTTGGTGCACTTCAGGAGAGAATTGCTTCTACAAGACTTGGATCAGTAACATCCGTACAGGCTGTATATGTGCCAGCAGATGACCTTACAGATCCTGCACCTGCCACTACGTTTGCACATCTTGATGCGACGACAGTTTTGTCCAGAAAGATCGTTGAGCAGGGTATTTATCCGGCTGTAGATCCTCTTGAATCCTCAAGTAGAATTCTTGAAGAGGATGTAGTTGGCAAGGTTCACTATGAGACTGCAATGAAGGTTCAGGAAATATTGCAGAAGTACAAAGAGCTTCAGGACATCATTGCCATCCTCGGAATGGAAGAACTTAGTGATGAGGATAAGCTTACTGTTTACAGAGCTCGTAAGGTGCAGAGATTTTTGTCACAGCCTTTTCATGTAGCTGAGCAGTTTACAGGTATTCCTGGTAAGTTTGTACCGCTTGCTGAGACAATCAAGGGCTTTAAAGCTATTATTGATGGAGAGATGGATATTTATCCGGAAGCAGCTTTCTTTAATGTTGGTACAATAGATGAAGTTATTGAGAAGGCTAAGCAGATAGAGGCATAAATATGAGTGATGCAAGAGTAGCAACCTTTGGTCTTCAGGTTATTTCTGTTAATGGTATGTTCTATGATGACAGAGCTGAGGAGATCATTTTACCTCTGGATGATGGTGAACTGGCAATACTGGCCGGTCATGAGGAAATGATCCTTGCTCTTAATGACGGTGTCATCAAGATTAAAAAGCCTGGTGGAGAATGGATTTACGGTGTTGTGAGTCTGGGATCTGTTCAGGTTGCCAATAACAGATGTATTGTAATAGTTAACACTGTAGAGAGACCTGAGGATATAGATAAGAGAAGAGCCCAGGAAGCATATGAGTTTGCTATGGAGCATCTTCAGCAGAAGCAGTCGATCAAGGAGTTTAAGAAGTCTCAGGCAGGACTTGCCAGAGCTCTTACAAGGCTTAAAGCTGCTTCTAAATATTCTGACTGATATTAGGAGACATAATTTGTTTAGTAACAGAGCACATTTTTATATGATCATAATTGCGGTATGTAGTATTTTTCTTGCAGGATGTGGAAATAAGGCATCACAGGAGCTTACAGACTACAAGGCCAGCATGACGGAGTTTTACGATAAACTTTCAAGTCTGGATAATTCAATAAACAATATTGATACATCATCAGAGACTGCCAAGATTGAACTTTTGGGCTACCTCGATGAGATGAACGAAGCTTACAAGGTGATGGCTGCAACAGCTATTCCGGAAGAGTTTTCAGGAATTACAGATATTGCTGCTGAGGCTGCGGATTATATGCAGATGGCTAATGAAAGTTATCATCAGGCTTATGATGGCATTTTTGATGAA
The sequence above is a segment of the Butyrivibrio proteoclasticus B316 genome. Coding sequences within it:
- the atpD gene encoding F0F1 ATP synthase subunit beta encodes the protein MSNGRILQVMGPVVDVKFDDGELPYITDAMEVYVEDQKRVMEVSQHIGEDVVRCIMLSPSEGLCKDMVVYPTGSPISVPVGEQVLGRLFNVLGDAIDNKGEVKCEEKWQIHREPPKLVDQSPVVEVLETGIKVIDLLAPYAKGGKIGLFGGAGVGKTVLIQELIQNIATEHGGYSIFTGVGERSREGNDLWSEMTESGVINKTALVFGQMNEPPGARMRVAETGLTMAEYFRDVKHQDVLLFIDNIFRFVQAGSEVSSLLGRMPSAVGYQPTLSTDLGALQERIASTRLGSVTSVQAVYVPADDLTDPAPATTFAHLDATTVLSRKIVEQGIYPAVDPLESSSRILEEDVVGKVHYETAMKVQEILQKYKELQDIIAILGMEELSDEDKLTVYRARKVQRFLSQPFHVAEQFTGIPGKFVPLAETIKGFKAIIDGEMDIYPEAAFFNVGTIDEVIEKAKQIEA
- the atpC gene encoding ATP synthase F1 subunit epsilon, coding for MSDARVATFGLQVISVNGMFYDDRAEEIILPLDDGELAILAGHEEMILALNDGVIKIKKPGGEWIYGVVSLGSVQVANNRCIVIVNTVERPEDIDKRRAQEAYEFAMEHLQQKQSIKEFKKSQAGLARALTRLKAASKYSD